Sequence from the Sagittula sp. P11 genome:
TGAAACATGCGCCGGACCTGCGGCTGATCGCCGTGTCGCGCGGCGGCCCGGTGAACATCGAGATGCCGGCAGCCCGGGCGCGCGGCATCACCGTGGTGAACACCCCCGGACGGAACGCCTCTGCCGTAGCGGAATTCACCGTGGCCTCGCTTTTGGCCGAGACGCGCAACCTCGTGCGTGGGCACATGGCCGTGCGCAACGGCAGTTTCAGCCGGGACTATTACCATTACGACAACGCCGGCCCGGAACTGTGCGAGCTGACCGTGGGTATCGTGGGCTTCGGCGACATAGGCACCCGCGTCGCGAAGCTGTTGCAGCCCTTCGGTTGCGGCATCCTGATCTACGATCCCTTCAAGGAGCTGACCCCCGAGGAACTGGCCGCCGGGTTGCGCAAGCTGCCGCTGGACGACCTCATGGCGCAGGCCGACGTGGTCACCCTGCATCCGCGGGTCACGCCCGAGACCATGGGCATGATCAGCCGCGAGCGCATCGCGGCGATGAAGCCCGGCGGCTACATCGTGAACACCACGAGGGGGCAGGTGCTCGACTACGACGCGCTCTACGATGCGCTCCGCTCGGGCCATCTGCGCGGCGCGGCGCTGGATACATTCACCCCTGAACCGCCGCCTGCCGACATGCCCCTGTTGCAACTGCCGAACGTCACCCTGTCCCCGCATATCGCCGGCGCCTCGCGCTTTTCCGCGACGAAGGCGGCGACGATGATCGCCGAGGACGTGGCACGCTTTCTCGCGGGGGATCGCCCGCATCACCTGTGTACCTGAAGGACCATCCGATGACCGACGA
This genomic interval carries:
- a CDS encoding 2-hydroxyacid dehydrogenase; the protein is MTTLTSPRPQTKPLTIGVIGDGFMKPEQFRTALAARLSDTPTEFRQMELDWPLKLKSTKHDPSLPVAEFVGRPEDYFSFLEGLDILVTHLAPITADSLKHAPDLRLIAVSRGGPVNIEMPAARARGITVVNTPGRNASAVAEFTVASLLAETRNLVRGHMAVRNGSFSRDYYHYDNAGPELCELTVGIVGFGDIGTRVAKLLQPFGCGILIYDPFKELTPEELAAGLRKLPLDDLMAQADVVTLHPRVTPETMGMISRERIAAMKPGGYIVNTTRGQVLDYDALYDALRSGHLRGAALDTFTPEPPPADMPLLQLPNVTLSPHIAGASRFSATKAATMIAEDVARFLAGDRPHHLCT